One Paenibacillus sp. SYP-B4298 genomic window, CCGCGCCTGGAGCCTCGGGTCCCTCAAGTTGGGATAACGGAATACCGAGCAGACGCTGTTTCATCTCGTTTGTGTAGGTTACAACCCCGCCATGAAATTCACTGCTGCTGCCAGGTACACTCGTGAGCAGCTCTGCGACGAGCCCTCCGGTCAGACTCTCTGCGACAGCGGCCGTTTTCATCGATTGGCGCAACAGGCGGACAACCGCTTCCTCGATCGGAATATCCTCCTGTGCATACAAGTACTGCCCCACTCTGGCTCCGATTTGCGCAGTCATGTCATTCAGCCTGATAAGCGCCTCCGCTTCGCTATGCGCCTTCGTAGAGATTCGCAGCGCAACCTCTCCTTCCTTTGCATAAGGCGCAATTGTTGGATCGGTCTGGGCTTGAATCAGATCGATTACCGCCGCCTCCAGATTCGATTCACCGATGCCGGCAAATTTGAGCTGTCTGGAGTAGAGCGGTCGCTCATCAGGCAGTGCCTGCCTCAGCCATGACTTCGCCGGACCGTCGAACATCGGTCTCATCTCACGCGGCGGGCCTGGCAGCAGTATATAGTGCGTGCCCTCTGCTGTCAGCGCATTCCCGACTGCCAATCCCGTCTCATTATGAAGCGGGTCGCTATCCTCCAGCATCAGCGCCTGTCTGCGATTGCTCTCTACCATTGCCAGACCTCGCGAGGAGAACAACTCCTCGATCTTGGCCATAGACGGCTCATGCAGGATCAGCCTTCTGCCTAGCAGCTCCGCAAGCGCATCCTTGGTGAGATCATCCTGTGTCGGGCCTAGACCGCCAGTCATCAGAATGAGATCCGCCCGTCCCCTGGCGATTCGAATCGCCTCCTGAAGCCGCAGATGATTGTCCCCTACCACCGTCTGATAGTAAACATCAATTCCCAGATCCGCCAGCCCTTGCGATATATATTGCGCATTCGTATTCACGATCTGTCCTAGCAGCAGCTCTGTGCCGACAGCGATTATCTCTGCTTTCATTCTTGTTCCCCCATTCGGTTCACTCTCGTGGACAGCACTTGCCTTGGCGGCAGCCTGATGCAGTGCAGACGTCACGCTGGGCGCTCCTCCAGCTTGCAGTCTGGATGCTGCGGTGGCTGCCACGAGAGCAACCTGATTCCATACCTGTTGCAAAAACATCATCCCGTGAAGGGATGATGTCAAGAAGAGCTTGCTATTCAGAGATCGGGATCAGATCCTTGTTTTTCATAAAGTAATCAAAGCCCGAGTAAACCGTAATGAGCGCGGCAGCCCACGATATAATCAGATCAAAGCGCAGATCAATGAACGCAAACGGAAAGTTGTTCAGCAGCAGCACGATGATCATCGTAATCTGCACCGCTGTCTTCCATTTGCCCCATGCACTGGCCGCCAATACCTTGCCCTCCAGCAGTGCAATCTGGCGTAGGCCGGTAATCGCAAACTCGCGGCTAATAATGATAACAGCAATGACCGCATCCAGACGATTCATCTCCACCAGTGAGATCAACACAGCAGCAACCAGCAGCTTGTCAGCGAGCGGATCTAGCAGCTTGCCCAGATTCGTTACCGTCTTGTTCTTGCGAGCGATATAACCGTCCAGGCCATCAGTGCTCGCGGCAATGATGAATATAAGCGCGGCAACAATCTGATTGTAGGTAATCGAGAAGTCTTGAAAGGTGATTGGCTCCACATTCAGATTCACCAGCAGAAAAAACATGATAATCGGGACCAGAAAAATTCTCGCCATCGTAATACGATTGGCCAGATTCATGCCATTCCCTCCCCGGATAGATCAAACTCATATGCGTGGGTGACTTTTACCCGTTGAATTTGTCCGATACCGACAGAACATTTGGATACAAATACTTCGCCATCAATTTCAGGCGCGTCATACTGGGAGCGACCAATATACACATCGCTGCGTCCATCATAGCGTTCAATCAGGACGTCGATTTCCCTGCCCACATATTTGCTGCTGTTATGCTTCGACACTTCACGCTGAATCTCCATCAGCGTATTAGCTCTCCATTGCTTCACTTCATCCGGCAGATGGTTCGGCAAGCGCGAAGCCGGTGTATCCTCTTCGTTGGAATACGTGAACACGCCCAGACGGTCGAACTTAATCTCCCGGACAAATTCGCACAATGCTTCGAATTCTTCCTCCGTCTCCCCAGGGAAGCCGACGATCAGCGATGTGCGCAACGCAGCCTCGGGCATCCGTTCGCGAATCTTGCGAATCAGCTCGCGCGCATCCCGCTGCCTGCCTGGGCGGCGCATCCGCTTCAATATGGCGTCCTCGCTATGCTGAAGCGGCATGTCGATATATTTGCAAATCTTCGGATTGGTCGCCATGACCTCCAGCAGTTCATCTGTGAAGAAGCCAGGATAAGCGTAATGAAGCCGTACCCATGCGATCCCCTCGACCTCGCTCACCTTGTTCATCAGCTCCGGCAAGGCAAAGTAATCGTACAAGTCCGTTCCATAATTGGTCGAATCCTGAGCGATCAGGCTGACCTCCTTCACTCCTTGAGCCGCCAGTTGCTTCACCTCAGCAAGGATCGAGTCGATCGAGCGGCTGCGGAACTTGCCGCGCATGATCGGAATGCTGCAGAAGGTACATGCATTGTCACAGCCCTCCGCAATCTTGACATAAGCCGTATAGCGTGGTGTCGTCACCTGACGCGGCAGCGCCATCTCATAATCGAACACCGGGTTGCCTACCTTCATCGGCTTCTTGCCACGCAACGCTTCATCCACAATGTCATTAATATGATGGAAATCGCCCGTACCAACGATACCGTCGATCTCCGGCATTTCTTGCATCAACTGCTCCTTATAGCGTTGTGTCAGGCAACCTGACACAATAAGCGCCTTGAGCCGTGCCGTCTCCTTCAGCTCTGCCATATCCAGAATCGTATTGACCGATTCCTCCTTGGCGGCGTCGATAAATCCGCAGGTGTTCACGATGATAACCGTCGCCTGCTCGGCTTCCTCTACTAACTCATACCCCCGACCATGAATCAGGCCGGACATAATCTCCGAGTCCACCAGATTTTTCTCGCAGCCCAGCGTGACTACCTTTACTCTTTCCGTCATAATTTCCAATTCCCCCAGATCTGTAACCGCCAAACTATTTAGTCAAGTATAATACAATCCAAAAGCGTGTGTCAAAAAGACATGTACATTGCGATCGTCTCTCGCCTTATTATTCTTATAATTTTAAAAACCCTTTTAGTGCATCTCAGGTGCACTAAAAGGGGACGGCAACTGCTAGCGATAATTCGTAAATTGCAGTTCTACAGGCAGATCAGCACTACGCAGCAGCTTCATAACGGCCTGCAGATCATCCTTGCTTTTGCCACTTACTCGGATCTGGTCACCCTGGATCTGGCTCTTCACCTTGAGCTTGGAGTCCCGAATCATAATATTGATTTTCTTCGAGACATCCTGCTCAATCCCTTGGCGCAGCTTGATCCGCTGACGAACGGTGCCCCCAGAGGCCGGTTCCAGCTTGCCGTATTCAAGATTTTTGATGGGAACCCCGCGCTTGATCATTTTGGATTGCAGGATGTCGATAACGCTATTCAGCTTGTACTCATCGTCCGAGCCAACTACAACCTCCTCCTTCTCCAGCGCGATACTGCTTTTGCTTCCTTTGAAGTCGAACCGCGTCTCTATCTCCCGCTCAGCCTGGGTAATCGCATTGACAAGCTCCTGCATATCCACTTTGGATACAATATCAAATGAACTTTCACTCATGGCCATCCCTCTTTCTCTCTATCTATTGCTTATTGCTGCCCTGTCTCCCCAGGAGACGACGCTTGCGCAATCACTATTTTCCGGCTTGTGCTCTTCGTCTGTTCCAACTGCAACGGCTTGCCGTTCAAGGAGATTTCCACATTGTCAGCGCGGCCGAGATTGAAATAAATTCCACCCTGCACCTCGAATGTATATTCCTTGCCTGCATCGTCCATCCCCGACTGCAGCACCTTGCCCTTATTGTTATCCTCGCGAATCTCACTCCAGGCCTTCCCGTTCACCTTCATCGTATAGGTCTTGGCGCCTACTGCATCAACGGTATAATATTCTGTGCTGCCCTTCTTCTCCACAAAGGTCAGCGTATAGTCCGAAGCCGGTGCGCTAGGCGGAGGCGTCTGCTCCGTCTGACCACCGCCGGTATTCTGCCCCGTACCTTCGCCTCCTGTTGGCTCGTTGGTTTGAGGCTGCGTATTGTCAGGAGCAGGCGGCTTGCTTTCATTGGTAATATTCGTATTCTGATCCGCAATTTTATTATTATTGTCCGGCTGCTTAATGACGAAAATATAGAAGATAACAACGATCAGCACAAGAAACATCCACATGAGCAATGTAAAGCCCCATTTACTGAATCGGTCAGAGCTTCTTGAGGCTGAACGCCGCGGCATCATGACGGGTTCGGGCGCAGAATCAGTAACAGAAGGCGGCGCTTCCCTGTTGAATTGCTCCAGCACCTCATCTGTATTGAGACCGACCGCCTCCGCATAGTTTTTGACGAAAGCTCGTACATAAAATCGGCCTGGCAATACTTTGTAGTTCCCTTCCTCAATCGCTTGCAAATAGCGCTTTTGAATTTTAGTCAGATCCTGTATATCTTCAAGCGAGAACCCTTTCTTCTCCCGGGCCTGCTTGAGCAGCGCTCCCAATTCGGACATGGAATCACCTCCTATTAAAAGTCATAAGTTGTAAAGGTTTCATACGTAATTTCTTCATCCGGCGTGTTGCGCAATTCCACAATACAGGTAAAATCGCTGTAATCGAAATTCGACTCCTGCATAAAAATATCCGGGTGCTCAATGACCTTTGTGGAAGGCATCGACATAATTTGCTGTAGCAAATTATAGTGCTTGTCATTGGAACGAATCGTACTGACAATGCCATCAATGATGAAGATATTGTTCGGATTCATCTCTTCCTCTGATAGCTGGCTGCGCACCGTCTGGCGGAGCAGTGTCGAGGACACGAAGGTCCAGCGCTTGTTGGAGCAGACACTGCCGGCAATGATCGATTCGGTCTTCCCTACGCGCGGCATGCCCCGCAGACCGATCACCTGATTGCCCTCCTTCTTGAATATTTCACCCAAAAAATCAACGAGTAAACCAAGCTCGTCACGAGTAAAACGGAATGTCTTCTTGTCGTCCGAATCCCGCTCAATATATCTGCCATGGCGAACCGCCAGTATATCCACAAGCTTGGGAGGGCGCAGTGCATTCAACGTAATATTGTCTACTTTTTTCAGCATTTTGCCAAGCAGCTCTATTTTCTCTTCGTCGTCCGTTTGCAGCAGCATGCCGCGAGTGCGATCCTCTACCCCGTTGATGGTAATAATATTAACTTCAAGCATACCTAGCAGGGAGGCGATGTCGCCCAGCAGACCAGGACGATTTTTATGTATTTTATACTCCATATACCATTGTTTGGGTTCCATGTATCCATTACCTCGTTCAGCAGAGTTTAGAGAAGCACAACTTCATATCGTCATTGCCTGTGTAAGGCGAAGCTTTTGTTACTTGCTCTATAACTCATTCTACAAAATTCGTCAGTCTCCTGCTACTTCTCCCAGAAACATTGCAGAAAAGCCTCCTTCTTGTGGAGGCTTTTCTGCACACCGTTTACTTCGACTGCTCAGCCAGTCTTACCATCAGCTTGGCAATGACCTGACGCTCTTGCTCGTCCCCGACATCCCACAGCTCCTTAACCGCCCGCTGCTCATCGTTCTTCGGGTCAACGCGCTCGTCGAGGAAGCTGCCAATCTCATAAGCCAGCTTGGAGATGGTGTCCTCACCCAAGCCAAGGCTCTTCGCCTGCTCTACTCGCTCTGCCAAAAATTGCTTCCACGTATCATAATCAGTCAGTACAGTTGACATGCCGTTACGCCTCCTTAAAATTGTGACTGGGAAATGTGCAACCATACCTATTGTTTGCGTGAAAGCCGACTGTTATTCAGGAAGAAAGATGGCTCAGGCTGGCATCTCGCACCAGCTCGATTACTGTTTTCGTTCGAGCAAGCCCGGTGAAGCCGGCACAGACCAGCTCAGGTGACCCATCCGCCATTCGGACTGATGATCTGTCCCGTAATATAACCGGATTCAGGCAGAGCCAGGAAATAGACGAGCGAAGCCACCTCGTCCGGCTTCCCGAAGCGTCCAACGGGAATTTCCTCTTCCAGCGCTGCCTTCTCCTCCTCATTAAGATTGCCGTTCATCTCGGTGTCTACCGCTCCTGGGGCAACGGCATTGACAGTCACTCCTGACGGAGCCAGCTCCTTGGCGAGCGCCTTCGTGAAGGCATTCATACCGCCCTTGGTTGTGGAATAGAGCACCTCGCAGGAGGCGCCAGATAGTCCCCATACAGAAGAGACGTTGATAATTCGGCCGAACTTGTTCGCGATCATGGCAGGCATGAACAGTTGACAGCATAAGAACATGCCCTTGAGATTGACAGCCATGATCTCTTCCCATTCCTCATCCGTTACATCTGACAGCAACCCGTAATGAGCGATGCCTGCGTTGTTCACGAGGATATCTGGAAGCATGTCATGAGCCTCCAGCTTCTCCTTCATCCGCTGCAACTGCTCACGTGAACGGAGGTCTGCGCTGATTGTCATCACGTTAGCTCCCAGCCCCAGGCATTCGCGAGCCGTCTCATTGGCTTCCTCATGGGAGTGGTTGTAATGGATGACGAGGTTCATCCCCTCCGCGGCGAAGCGCCTAGCAATTGACGCTCCGATGCCGCGACTCGCCCCTGTCACCAACACAGTCATTTGTTTGAGGGGCTTCATTGCGACTCTCTGCAGACAATGGAGATTGCCGATTGCTCCCAATCGAAGTGTGTGCGCAATCGTTCATTGACTTCCTCCAGCGTAATGCTTTCGTAGATCGGCAATAGCTCGAACAGATCACCGCCGCGGAACTTATGGCGGGTGAACTCATTGGCAATCGATTCTGGGGAATTCAGCATACGCAGATAATTGCCTATCCGCTTCCGCCTTGTGCGCTCAAAATCACTGGCCGACACGCCCTGCTCCCGCACCTCATTCACCGCCTGCTTCACCCGATCCAGCAGCTCGTCAGGGCTCCTGGTCTCGCCGCCGAAGATGGAAAAGGAGTAGCCATTGCCCGAGTTGAACTCATATCCGAAGGAATCCGAAATGAGGCGATCATCGTACAGCGACTGGTATAGCTGGGAGCTCTGCCCTAGCAATACATCAAGCAGCAGCTTGGTCACGATGTCTTGACGTTGCAGCTCCTGCGCATCAGCCACGGGCTGTTTGTCTTTAATTCCAATCATGCACTTGGGCAGCGACACCGGCAGCTTCATCTCCAGTCTCTGCTTGCGGACCCCCTGCGGCTCAGGCTCGAAATAGCGGCAAATCTCGCCCAGCTCCGGGAACGTCTTGGCCGCCTGATTATCGCGCACAAGCTGCATCACCTGTTCAGGCTCCACTCCGCCGACCACGAACAACAGCATGTTACTCGGGTGATAAAAGGTATTGTAGCAGGTGTACAGGCTTTCCTTCGTAATCTGCCGGATTGATTCCACAGAGCCGGCTATATCGATGTGCACCGGATGCTTCTCATAGAGTGCTTCGATGATCCCGGTATAGACACGCCAATCGGCATTATCCTTATACATATTGATCTCCTGCTCAATAATGCCTTTCTCCTTATCTACATTCTCATCGGTAAAATAAGGATGCTGTACAAAATCAAGCAGCGTCCGCAGGTTCTGATCGATGTACTCCGTAGCCGAGAACAGATAGGCGGTACGGTCAAAGCTGGTGAATGCGTTGGCGGATGCACCTTGAGAGGCGAAGGTTGCGAAAATATCGCCTGTTGGCTCCTCAAACATTTTGTGCTCCAAAAAATGGGCAATGCCGTCCAGCACCTGAACCGGTGGCTCCTCTCCGATGGAGAAGCGGTTATCTATCGAACCGAAGCGGGTGGAGAAGGTAGCATAGGTCTTCTGGAAGCCTTCCTTAGGCAAAATATATACCTGCAGCCCGTTAGGCAAAATACCGTGATACAACGTCTCGTTAATATGAGGATAATGCAGTTGTCTCATTGCTCTCCTCCCTCCTTCCCGTCACGCAAGAAATAGATCGTGTCCAGCACCACATCATCTGCCACACGCACGATGTCATCCGCTTCCACCGCTTGCACATCACGCATCAGCTCTTGCGCGGAGCGCTCGCGTCCTGTAAGGATCGAATTAAAATCATAGGCAATCATCTCAAACGCCGAGTCCTGCATTTCACGCAGATGGTTGACAATCATCGCCTTCGTCTGACTCATCTCAAGCTCTGACAGCTCTCCCTTGCGCATGCTCTCCAGCTGCTGCTGAATAATATGAGAGGCTCGTTCGTAGTTGGCAATTTCAATTCCTGACTGAATCGAGCATAGACCCTTAATACCGTCATACCGTGACGCTGCATAATAGGCTAAGGACGCCTTCTCCCTGACATTCATAAATAGCTTGGAGTGCGGGTATCCACCCAAAATGCCGTTATACATCAGCATGGCTGCATATTGATCGTCGGCATAGGTCGTCCGTGTCCGAAGTCCCATATTGAGCTTGCCCTGGCTGACATCCATACGTTCCACTACCGTCTTCACTTCGGATACATGGGGCCCTGCTGCAGGCTTGCTATAAACTGCGGGTTGTCCGTCACCTGCCCGGAACGCCGAGGCCACCATCTCCTGCACTTCGCTAAGTGTTGTATCTCCAACCACGTATAGGTCAAAGCAGGCATGATCCAGCCATGTGCGGTAGGACTCATACAGCGAGCGTTCATGGATTGCCGCCAGATCGCCAATCTGGCCGAGCGCGTGAAACCGGTACGGTTCCCCGGCGCACATCTCTTCGAGACATCGCTCTGCGGCATAGCGAATCTTATCATTAATGATCGCCTCCAGCCGCTGCTGCAGCGTCTGCTTCTCGGCCTGCACATATTTTGAGCGGAAGGCGTGATCCACTCCCGGCTCCATCGCGGGAGAAGTCAGCACCTCTCCTAGCAGTGCCAGCGCAGACTGAAGCAGCGATACGGAAGAGGATACATATTGATCATGGATGACATCCAGTCGGAACTGAACAATCTGGGCATCCCCTCTTTTATACACATCAAAGCCGAAGCCGGTCCCATACATATTGTCAAGACGCTCACGAAACGCGATCGTCTCCGGCGTTGCACTAGTGCCCCTGCGCAGCACAAATGGGGTTAGAGCGGTTGCAGTTACTGTATTTTCAGCTAACGGCACACCCGCATAAAGCGATATGGCAAATGTCTTAAAGCGCTTAGTCGGCAGCACATGCAGCCTCACCCGATCCATCAAGCTTCTTTCAAAAGGCGTTACCGTCACTTTTGCATAGCCCCTTCCATCGCTGAAGTACGTAGTCAATCTATTCCAGCGGTTCGATTTCTATACCATTCTAACCCATGGTAAATACAAGAAGCAACCCGCTTTCCTGCTGGCTGCGGGTTGCTTCACTGCTGCTGCTACATGCAGAAAATATGCTTGCCGATCGTCTTTACCTGCGGTCTTGTCCAGATCCATTTGGAAGTTGCCGTGACCGGATTAAAATAGTACAGGCATCCTCCGCTTGGGTCCCAGCCGCTGATGGCATCCTGCACCGCCTGCCGCGCCCTCTCGTTGGGCTCCAGCCAGATCTGACCATCCGCCACAGCAGTGAAGGCGCCCGGCTGGAAGATAACGCCGGAGGCGGAATTCGGGAAGCTTGGTGATTTGACCCGGTTCAAGATGACCGCAGCTACAGCCACCTGCCCTTCATACGGCTCGCCACGCGCCTCCCCATATACCGCATTCGCCATAATTTTCAGATCATTGGCCGACAGACCCAGACGATTGGATTGCGCCAGGTCGCTGGAGGAGCCGCCCCCCTTCTGTTCTGCCCCACTCTGAGAGCCTGTTCCAGTAGCCGCTCCTTCATTGCCTGAAGGCTTCCAGCTCTTCGTGGCCTCCCACAGCTTGAGCTTCGTTTTGGCACCGACAACACCGTCTGATTTTAGTCCAAATTTCCATTGGAACCAGGTAACAGCATTTTTAGTTTTCTCACCGAATTGGCCGTCAATCTTTCCGTCGTAGTACCCTAAAAATTTCAAACGCCCCTGAAGTTCATTAACATCCTGGCCTGATGATCCGATCGTCAGTGTCGCGTTGCTAAAGGTCTCTGCAATCGGATCATCGCCTGCCTGCTTCAAGGCATAAGCGCCAAACAGCATGCATACGATGACAGCGGTCATCACAATCAGTCGCTTCTTCATGCGGTTTAAT contains:
- a CDS encoding competence/damage-inducible protein A; this translates as MKAEIIAVGTELLLGQIVNTNAQYISQGLADLGIDVYYQTVVGDNHLRLQEAIRIARGRADLILMTGGLGPTQDDLTKDALAELLGRRLILHEPSMAKIEELFSSRGLAMVESNRRQALMLEDSDPLHNETGLAVGNALTAEGTHYILLPGPPREMRPMFDGPAKSWLRQALPDERPLYSRQLKFAGIGESNLEAAVIDLIQAQTDPTIAPYAKEGEVALRISTKAHSEAEALIRLNDMTAQIGARVGQYLYAQEDIPIEEAVVRLLRQSMKTAAVAESLTGGLVAELLTSVPGSSSEFHGGVVTYTNEMKQRLLGIPLSQLEGPEAPGAVSESTASLMAERVRDLAGSDYGIALTGVAGPAESEGKPVGLVYLAIASREAATQSYTLLHLSGNRQTIRVRAAKQAFYRLWQLLSGK
- the pgsA gene encoding CDP-diacylglycerol--glycerol-3-phosphate 3-phosphatidyltransferase; this encodes MNLANRITMARIFLVPIIMFFLLVNLNVEPITFQDFSITYNQIVAALIFIIAASTDGLDGYIARKNKTVTNLGKLLDPLADKLLVAAVLISLVEMNRLDAVIAVIIISREFAITGLRQIALLEGKVLAASAWGKWKTAVQITMIIVLLLNNFPFAFIDLRFDLIISWAAALITVYSGFDYFMKNKDLIPISE
- the rimO gene encoding 30S ribosomal protein S12 methylthiotransferase RimO codes for the protein MTERVKVVTLGCEKNLVDSEIMSGLIHGRGYELVEEAEQATVIIVNTCGFIDAAKEESVNTILDMAELKETARLKALIVSGCLTQRYKEQLMQEMPEIDGIVGTGDFHHINDIVDEALRGKKPMKVGNPVFDYEMALPRQVTTPRYTAYVKIAEGCDNACTFCSIPIMRGKFRSRSIDSILAEVKQLAAQGVKEVSLIAQDSTNYGTDLYDYFALPELMNKVSEVEGIAWVRLHYAYPGFFTDELLEVMATNPKICKYIDMPLQHSEDAILKRMRRPGRQRDARELIRKIRERMPEAALRTSLIVGFPGETEEEFEALCEFVREIKFDRLGVFTYSNEEDTPASRLPNHLPDEVKQWRANTLMEIQREVSKHNSSKYVGREIDVLIERYDGRSDVYIGRSQYDAPEIDGEVFVSKCSVGIGQIQRVKVTHAYEFDLSGEGMA
- a CDS encoding YajQ family cyclic di-GMP-binding protein translates to MSESSFDIVSKVDMQELVNAITQAEREIETRFDFKGSKSSIALEKEEVVVGSDDEYKLNSVIDILQSKMIKRGVPIKNLEYGKLEPASGGTVRQRIKLRQGIEQDVSKKINIMIRDSKLKVKSQIQGDQIRVSGKSKDDLQAVMKLLRSADLPVELQFTNYR
- a CDS encoding helix-turn-helix domain-containing protein, whose product is MSELGALLKQAREKKGFSLEDIQDLTKIQKRYLQAIEEGNYKVLPGRFYVRAFVKNYAEAVGLNTDEVLEQFNREAPPSVTDSAPEPVMMPRRSASRSSDRFSKWGFTLLMWMFLVLIVVIFYIFVIKQPDNNNKIADQNTNITNESKPPAPDNTQPQTNEPTGGEGTGQNTGGGQTEQTPPPSAPASDYTLTFVEKKGSTEYYTVDAVGAKTYTMKVNGKAWSEIREDNNKGKVLQSGMDDAGKEYTFEVQGGIYFNLGRADNVEISLNGKPLQLEQTKSTSRKIVIAQASSPGETGQQ
- a CDS encoding DUF3388 domain-containing protein, with the translated sequence MEPKQWYMEYKIHKNRPGLLGDIASLLGMLEVNIITINGVEDRTRGMLLQTDDEEKIELLGKMLKKVDNITLNALRPPKLVDILAVRHGRYIERDSDDKKTFRFTRDELGLLVDFLGEIFKKEGNQVIGLRGMPRVGKTESIIAGSVCSNKRWTFVSSTLLRQTVRSQLSEEEMNPNNIFIIDGIVSTIRSNDKHYNLLQQIMSMPSTKVIEHPDIFMQESNFDYSDFTCIVELRNTPDEEITYETFTTYDF
- a CDS encoding DUF3243 domain-containing protein, with the protein product MSTVLTDYDTWKQFLAERVEQAKSLGLGEDTISKLAYEIGSFLDERVDPKNDEQRAVKELWDVGDEQERQVIAKLMVRLAEQSK
- the ymfI gene encoding elongation factor P 5-aminopentanone reductase, whose amino-acid sequence is MTVLVTGASRGIGASIARRFAAEGMNLVIHYNHSHEEANETARECLGLGANVMTISADLRSREQLQRMKEKLEAHDMLPDILVNNAGIAHYGLLSDVTDEEWEEIMAVNLKGMFLCCQLFMPAMIANKFGRIINVSSVWGLSGASCEVLYSTTKGGMNAFTKALAKELAPSGVTVNAVAPGAVDTEMNGNLNEEEKAALEEEIPVGRFGKPDEVASLVYFLALPESGYITGQIISPNGGWVT
- the yfmH gene encoding EF-P 5-aminopentanol modification-associated protein YfmH — translated: MRQLHYPHINETLYHGILPNGLQVYILPKEGFQKTYATFSTRFGSIDNRFSIGEEPPVQVLDGIAHFLEHKMFEEPTGDIFATFASQGASANAFTSFDRTAYLFSATEYIDQNLRTLLDFVQHPYFTDENVDKEKGIIEQEINMYKDNADWRVYTGIIEALYEKHPVHIDIAGSVESIRQITKESLYTCYNTFYHPSNMLLFVVGGVEPEQVMQLVRDNQAAKTFPELGEICRYFEPEPQGVRKQRLEMKLPVSLPKCMIGIKDKQPVADAQELQRQDIVTKLLLDVLLGQSSQLYQSLYDDRLISDSFGYEFNSGNGYSFSIFGGETRSPDELLDRVKQAVNEVREQGVSASDFERTRRKRIGNYLRMLNSPESIANEFTRHKFRGGDLFELLPIYESITLEEVNERLRTHFDWEQSAISIVCRESQ
- the yfmF gene encoding EF-P 5-aminopentanol modification-associated protein YfmF; translation: MTVTPFERSLMDRVRLHVLPTKRFKTFAISLYAGVPLAENTVTATALTPFVLRRGTSATPETIAFRERLDNMYGTGFGFDVYKRGDAQIVQFRLDVIHDQYVSSSVSLLQSALALLGEVLTSPAMEPGVDHAFRSKYVQAEKQTLQQRLEAIINDKIRYAAERCLEEMCAGEPYRFHALGQIGDLAAIHERSLYESYRTWLDHACFDLYVVGDTTLSEVQEMVASAFRAGDGQPAVYSKPAAGPHVSEVKTVVERMDVSQGKLNMGLRTRTTYADDQYAAMLMYNGILGGYPHSKLFMNVREKASLAYYAASRYDGIKGLCSIQSGIEIANYERASHIIQQQLESMRKGELSELEMSQTKAMIVNHLREMQDSAFEMIAYDFNSILTGRERSAQELMRDVQAVEADDIVRVADDVVLDTIYFLRDGKEGGEQ
- the sleB gene encoding spore cortex-lytic enzyme, with translation MKKRLIVMTAVIVCMLFGAYALKQAGDDPIAETFSNATLTIGSSGQDVNELQGRLKFLGYYDGKIDGQFGEKTKNAVTWFQWKFGLKSDGVVGAKTKLKLWEATKSWKPSGNEGAATGTGSQSGAEQKGGGSSSDLAQSNRLGLSANDLKIMANAVYGEARGEPYEGQVAVAAVILNRVKSPSFPNSASGVIFQPGAFTAVADGQIWLEPNERARQAVQDAISGWDPSGGCLYYFNPVTATSKWIWTRPQVKTIGKHIFCM